In Candidatus Cohnella colombiensis, one DNA window encodes the following:
- a CDS encoding sugar ABC transporter permease, whose product MVNRGKRWSELLQQTVFVGPGLVFFLLIVFTPFMMGFYYTFTEWNGLDLGNAKWIGMDNINRIFLEDDRFWTSFWFTVRFTVVSVIITNVLAFMLASLLHRRLKTRNGLRTIFFLPNVVGGLLLGYIWYFIFVRGFSTIGEWSGIGFFNLTWLGTPATAFWGIVIVFVWQTAGYMMIIYIAALVSVPKELSEAALIDGANRWQMLRSITIPLIMPALTICLFLTTSNAFRMFDLNLSLTGGGPGYSTESIALNIYRESLTNNRYGLGTAKAMIFFIGVALITVTQVLFTKKMEVEE is encoded by the coding sequence ATGGTTAATCGGGGGAAAAGGTGGAGCGAATTGCTTCAGCAAACGGTATTCGTAGGACCGGGTCTCGTATTCTTTTTGTTGATCGTATTCACACCTTTTATGATGGGCTTTTATTACACGTTTACAGAGTGGAATGGGTTAGATTTAGGTAATGCAAAGTGGATCGGGATGGATAATATTAATCGGATCTTCCTAGAGGATGATCGCTTCTGGACTTCATTCTGGTTTACAGTCAGATTTACGGTTGTGTCGGTCATTATTACGAACGTTCTCGCTTTTATGTTGGCGAGCCTACTTCATCGTAGGCTGAAGACAAGAAACGGCTTAAGAACAATTTTCTTTCTACCGAATGTAGTCGGGGGTCTATTGCTCGGGTATATCTGGTACTTCATATTTGTTCGTGGCTTCAGCACGATCGGGGAATGGTCAGGTATCGGATTTTTCAATTTGACTTGGCTGGGCACACCTGCAACAGCTTTCTGGGGAATCGTGATCGTATTCGTCTGGCAAACTGCAGGTTATATGATGATTATCTACATTGCAGCTCTTGTCAGTGTTCCGAAGGAGCTGTCAGAAGCCGCATTAATTGATGGTGCTAATCGTTGGCAAATGTTGCGTAGCATTACGATTCCACTCATCATGCCTGCTCTTACGATCTGCTTGTTCTTGACAACGTCCAATGCTTTTCGGATGTTTGACCTGAATCTATCGCTTACAGGAGGCGGACCAGGCTACTCTACGGAGTCGATTGCGCTTAACATATACCGCGAAAGCTTAACGAACAATCGTTATGGTCTCGGTACAGCCAAAGCGATGATCTTCTTCATCGGTGTTGCACTCATCACCGTCACTCAAGTGTTATTCACCAAGAAGATGGAGGTAGAAGAGTGA
- a CDS encoding diguanylate cyclase — MVIRRNADFSVVELDSPTRTRQELPGWLHKQDLYEADLPYIHGLLASSFSDWLEEVDGYPWISSIVLLHPDGSSLACSGEKELREHPFSRGISLLGHTAASAALETCRPTLMRGEEHSSSSLYGFDTLAVPIFTRTSGIPCALLTCIFPVATAQAADLKLLQAAALHYRSCIYRQFENLFVGGLLRDQSLTQKEEKRRNILFDVMRRLNDHIDVEDVLTEVLNSLEQLYPICKTDLFLSQDYNSSNEKVKPLAFHMSNMDLCKAAFVEGQIREERDTGRHQLALPLQGKQGVYGVLRLDLPDHGFDESDISFLSMLATATGAAFEKAKLHEQANVLIGELRLINELTQRLNRSLKLTDTMQFASTELINIFQSDSCCILQYDMTAQQFVVITSNVPEMVGQIFSRDYGFCGVMWTTKEPIILSDYIASSPVGSHLMDITDSRSLLAAPLLLNGDVIGAVMISKRTANHFSYDNYKLLQVLSAHLGLALSNATLHAEVRRMVITDNLTGLYARHYLNERIGRKQSKDTSGSLIVVDLDHFKRINDTYGHQVGDDILTQVSHIIRTSIRDTDIPARWGGEELAIYLPLLSIDQTRRVAERIRTRVESETNPKVTVSCGISEWHSTDDRVSVESLFYKADMALYDAKHRGRNCIVIG, encoded by the coding sequence ATGGTAATTAGACGCAATGCTGATTTTTCAGTAGTTGAGCTTGATTCTCCAACTCGCACTCGTCAAGAACTTCCAGGTTGGTTACATAAACAGGATTTATATGAAGCTGATTTACCTTATATACATGGTTTATTAGCAAGCAGCTTCTCAGATTGGTTAGAAGAAGTCGATGGATATCCGTGGATTTCATCGATCGTATTACTACATCCGGATGGATCTAGTCTTGCGTGTAGTGGGGAGAAGGAGCTGAGGGAGCATCCCTTCTCAAGAGGAATTAGTCTGCTCGGTCACACGGCAGCTAGTGCAGCTCTAGAGACTTGTCGTCCGACGCTTATGAGAGGCGAAGAGCACTCTTCATCATCGTTATATGGATTCGACACGCTTGCAGTCCCGATATTTACACGCACATCCGGTATTCCATGTGCACTGTTAACCTGCATATTCCCTGTAGCAACAGCTCAAGCTGCAGACCTCAAGCTGCTTCAGGCTGCAGCACTGCATTATCGGAGCTGTATCTATCGTCAGTTCGAAAACCTGTTTGTAGGTGGCTTGCTTCGCGATCAGAGTTTAACCCAGAAGGAAGAGAAGCGCCGGAACATTCTATTTGATGTCATGCGTAGATTAAACGACCATATCGATGTTGAAGATGTTCTTACAGAAGTGTTGAACAGCTTAGAGCAGTTATATCCGATTTGTAAAACTGACTTATTCCTCTCGCAGGATTATAATAGCAGTAATGAAAAAGTTAAACCACTTGCCTTTCATATGAGTAATATGGATCTTTGCAAAGCGGCTTTCGTTGAAGGTCAAATTCGCGAGGAACGGGATACCGGTCGTCATCAATTGGCGCTTCCGTTGCAAGGGAAGCAAGGTGTGTATGGTGTTCTCCGATTAGATTTGCCTGATCACGGGTTTGATGAGTCAGATATTAGCTTTTTATCGATGCTTGCTACAGCGACAGGAGCTGCTTTTGAGAAGGCGAAGCTACATGAGCAAGCTAATGTTTTAATTGGTGAACTGCGGTTAATCAATGAATTGACACAGCGTTTGAATCGGAGTTTAAAGCTAACGGATACAATGCAATTCGCTTCAACAGAATTAATTAACATCTTCCAATCGGATTCCTGCTGTATATTGCAATATGATATGACTGCACAACAATTTGTTGTGATTACTTCGAATGTTCCTGAGATGGTCGGTCAAATTTTTTCTAGAGATTACGGATTCTGCGGTGTGATGTGGACGACTAAGGAACCGATCATCTTGTCTGATTATATTGCATCATCCCCTGTTGGTTCACATTTGATGGATATTACGGACTCACGTTCCTTGCTGGCTGCTCCACTATTACTCAATGGTGATGTCATAGGTGCTGTCATGATTTCCAAACGTACCGCTAATCACTTTTCATATGATAACTATAAGTTGCTTCAAGTGTTGTCTGCTCACCTTGGGTTAGCGTTATCTAATGCAACATTGCATGCAGAAGTTCGCAGAATGGTCATAACAGACAATCTTACAGGACTGTATGCACGTCATTACTTGAATGAGCGAATTGGGCGAAAGCAGTCAAAGGATACTTCAGGGTCGCTCATTGTCGTCGATCTCGATCATTTTAAACGGATCAACGACACATATGGTCATCAAGTGGGTGATGATATTTTAACACAAGTCAGTCATATTATTCGAACGTCAATTCGTGACACCGATATCCCCGCACGTTGGGGTGGGGAAGAGCTTGCGATTTATTTACCGTTGCTAAGCATTGATCAGACTCGAAGAGTTGCTGAACGAATTCGTACTCGGGTTGAAAGTGAGACGAATCCGAAAGTAACAGTGTCCTGTGGCATTTCAGAGTGGCATTCTACAGATGACAGAGTAAGTGTTGAGTCGCTATTTTATAAAGCAGATATGGCCTTATATGATGCGAAGCATCGTGGACGGAACTGCATCGTAATTGGTTAG
- the rpsD gene encoding 30S ribosomal protein S4, translating to MSRYTGPKFKLSRRLGISLGGTGKELKRPFPPGQHGANTRRKISGYGMQLQEKQKLRHMYGLNEKQFRNLFDRAVKQQGIAGENFMFLLESRLDNLVYRLGWSNTRYGARQLVSHGHVTVNGKKVNIASYLVQVGDVIGLRERSRSLKTIKEAIEARHHLPNYVEFDANTMQGKFVRFPDRGELSQDIDEKQIVEFYSR from the coding sequence ATGTCAAGATATACAGGTCCTAAGTTTAAACTAAGCCGTCGCCTAGGAATTTCTTTGGGTGGCACAGGAAAAGAATTGAAACGTCCATTCCCTCCAGGTCAACACGGTGCTAACACGCGTCGTAAGATCAGTGGTTATGGCATGCAACTTCAAGAAAAGCAAAAGCTTCGCCACATGTATGGTTTGAACGAGAAGCAATTCCGCAATCTCTTCGACCGTGCAGTGAAGCAACAAGGTATCGCCGGTGAGAACTTCATGTTCTTGCTCGAAAGCCGTCTAGACAACCTCGTGTATCGTCTTGGCTGGTCTAACACTCGTTACGGCGCTCGCCAATTGGTATCTCACGGTCACGTGACAGTCAATGGGAAGAAAGTAAACATTGCATCTTACCTCGTACAAGTCGGTGATGTAATCGGTCTTCGTGAACGTAGTCGCTCATTGAAAACGATCAAAGAAGCGATCGAAGCACGTCATCACTTGCCTAACTATGTTGAATTCGATGCTAACACAATGCAAGGTAAATTCGTTCGTTTTCCAGACCGTGGCGAATTGTCCCAAGACATTGATGAAAAGCAAATCGTCGAGTTCTACAGCCGTTAA
- a CDS encoding aminopeptidase, whose product MKDPRIQQLAANLAGYSIKVQPGDNVLIEMIGSERDLLISLVEEVTKLGGHPFVEIEDRSVMRALLSGATEEQLETWAAYDLERMKKMQAYIGIRAGTNVNELADIPAGRMKLYDRIYRHPIHMEQRVKRTKWVVLRYPNASMAQLANMSTEAFENFYFDVCNLDYAKMDAAMNPLQQLMSRTDKVRIVAPGTDLNFSIKGIGAQKCSGERNIPDGEVYSCPVRNSVNGTIAYNTPSVYNGFTYENVTFTFKDGKIIDATANDTKRINELLDSDEGARYIGEFSLGFNPHILHPMKDTLFDEKIAGSLHFTPGQAYDVTDNGNRSSIHWDLVLIQRPEYGGGEVYFDDVLIRKDGMFMISELQGLNPDALK is encoded by the coding sequence ATGAAGGACCCAAGAATTCAGCAACTGGCAGCAAATTTAGCGGGATATTCCATTAAGGTTCAACCGGGTGATAATGTTTTGATCGAAATGATTGGCTCAGAGCGAGATTTACTTATAAGCTTGGTTGAAGAGGTGACTAAGCTGGGTGGGCATCCTTTTGTAGAGATAGAAGATCGTTCTGTCATGCGTGCCCTACTTAGCGGTGCTACTGAAGAGCAACTTGAAACATGGGCGGCTTACGATCTTGAACGAATGAAAAAGATGCAAGCATATATCGGCATTCGAGCAGGGACAAATGTCAATGAGCTTGCAGATATACCCGCTGGTCGTATGAAGCTGTATGATCGAATTTACCGACACCCGATACATATGGAGCAGCGGGTTAAGCGGACGAAGTGGGTTGTGTTGCGCTATCCGAATGCGTCTATGGCACAGCTTGCGAACATGAGCACTGAGGCGTTCGAGAACTTTTATTTTGACGTATGTAATCTGGATTATGCGAAGATGGACGCTGCAATGAATCCACTGCAGCAACTAATGAGTCGTACGGATAAAGTACGGATCGTTGCTCCAGGTACGGATTTGAATTTCTCGATTAAAGGAATTGGAGCGCAGAAATGTTCAGGAGAGCGGAATATTCCAGATGGTGAAGTGTATTCTTGTCCTGTGCGCAATTCAGTCAATGGTACGATCGCATATAATACGCCGAGTGTCTATAATGGGTTTACCTATGAGAACGTCACGTTTACTTTTAAGGATGGAAAAATTATTGATGCAACAGCAAATGATACGAAGCGGATTAATGAATTGCTAGACAGTGATGAAGGTGCGAGGTATATCGGTGAATTCAGTCTTGGCTTCAACCCGCATATCCTACATCCAATGAAGGATACGCTGTTTGATGAGAAAATCGCAGGAAGTCTCCATTTTACTCCAGGACAAGCTTATGATGTAACAGACAATGGCAATCGGTCATCGATTCATTGGGATTTAGTACTCATTCAGCGTCCAGAGTATGGTGGTGGAGAAGTATACTTTGATGATGTACTCATTCGTAAAGATGGCATGTTCATGATCTCTGAGCTTCAAGGGTTAAACCCTGATGCGTTAAAGTGA
- a CDS encoding carbohydrate ABC transporter permease, with amino-acid sequence METTKRYSTGLLIAEIVAILLALLFLSPFYFLIINAFKKLREILLNAAKFPEVFSFANFKKAWVAIDFPVVLMHSLVVTSLSVIGLVVLASMMAYRIVRRPTVFNKILFTVLISAMIIPFQSVMLPLMRITALFELRGEVYGIVICYLGFGISLSMFLYHGFIKSVPREVEEAAVVDGCSPYGVFIRIVFPLLKPITATVIILNVLWIWNDYLLPVLVVNNTFTTIPIAIQKFFGQYTRKWDLAMAALTLSTIPIVLFFLSLQKYIVEGITAGSVKG; translated from the coding sequence ATGGAGACGACAAAACGTTATTCTACCGGATTGTTAATTGCAGAAATTGTAGCGATTTTATTGGCATTGTTATTCCTTTCACCTTTTTACTTCTTAATCATCAACGCTTTCAAAAAGCTAAGAGAGATTTTGCTGAATGCGGCTAAGTTTCCGGAAGTGTTCTCGTTCGCCAATTTCAAAAAAGCATGGGTTGCGATTGATTTTCCAGTGGTGCTCATGCACTCCTTAGTAGTCACATCTTTAAGTGTTATCGGACTTGTCGTACTTGCGTCGATGATGGCATACCGAATTGTACGAAGACCAACCGTGTTCAACAAAATCTTGTTTACAGTGTTAATCTCAGCAATGATTATTCCATTCCAATCGGTCATGTTACCACTTATGCGAATTACGGCATTGTTCGAGCTTAGAGGAGAAGTTTACGGAATTGTTATCTGCTACCTAGGCTTCGGGATTTCATTGTCAATGTTCCTCTATCATGGTTTTATTAAATCGGTACCTAGGGAAGTTGAAGAGGCGGCAGTCGTTGATGGATGTTCCCCTTATGGCGTATTCATAAGAATCGTATTCCCTTTACTAAAGCCGATTACAGCTACTGTAATCATCTTAAACGTCTTGTGGATTTGGAACGATTACTTGCTACCTGTCCTTGTAGTAAATAACACGTTTACGACAATCCCGATCGCGATTCAAAAGTTCTTCGGTCAATATACACGAAAGTGGGACTTGGCGATGGCGGCTTTGACGTTAAGTACGATTCCGATCGTTCTCTTTTTCCTCTCGTTGCAAAAATATATTGTTGAAGGAATTACAGCAGGTTCGGTAAAAGGTTAA
- a CDS encoding ABC transporter substrate-binding protein yields the protein MTKKITIFTLLAVLLVAVLSACGKSNNEGSASTKGASDSVASPSASEQSSAPAEKKDVTIKVFQFKVEIAEALQKMANEYEKETGVKVEIETHGGGEDYSALLKANLAAGEEPEIFNSSGWAGFDPYMDRATDLSGEAWAKDLVEASRPQITRDGKLLGMPMNLEAYGFTYNKDLFAKAGITELPKTLDELEAAAKQLKDAGIIPFALTSEWWSMGIHTLNIALANQPDPAAFIEEIKAGTKTFADDPIMKQWVRLVDIMNANGQEKALTTDYNTQVAEFAAGKYAMIQHGNWIQGMVDEVSPGMNLGMMPVPLLDVPNVFTGVPNNWIVNNKSAHPEEAKAFLNWMVTSTTGKKFISTDFQFVPALTSIDPNPEAVGKIAGDFAVFSQEHPDQVKSWNWDRFPDGITQQWGIAMQEYLGKQTTGDQLLAKLDKAVRDIVKK from the coding sequence TTGACAAAGAAAATTACTATCTTCACACTGCTTGCTGTATTGCTTGTAGCTGTACTCAGCGCATGTGGCAAAAGCAACAATGAAGGAAGTGCTAGTACTAAAGGAGCTAGTGACAGCGTAGCTTCACCTAGTGCAAGTGAACAATCTTCTGCTCCAGCTGAGAAGAAAGATGTAACCATTAAAGTGTTCCAATTCAAAGTAGAAATTGCAGAGGCATTGCAAAAAATGGCTAATGAATATGAGAAGGAAACGGGTGTTAAAGTAGAAATCGAAACTCACGGTGGTGGCGAAGACTACAGCGCATTGCTCAAAGCAAATCTTGCAGCGGGCGAAGAGCCGGAAATTTTCAACTCCAGCGGATGGGCAGGTTTCGATCCTTATATGGATCGTGCAACGGATCTTTCCGGTGAAGCATGGGCTAAAGATCTCGTAGAAGCGTCTAGACCACAAATTACACGTGATGGTAAGCTTCTCGGTATGCCAATGAACTTGGAAGCATATGGCTTCACATACAACAAAGATCTTTTTGCTAAAGCAGGCATTACTGAATTGCCTAAAACTTTAGATGAGCTCGAAGCTGCAGCGAAGCAGTTGAAAGATGCAGGGATTATTCCTTTCGCACTTACGAGTGAATGGTGGTCCATGGGTATTCACACGTTGAATATCGCACTGGCTAACCAACCAGATCCAGCTGCGTTCATCGAAGAAATCAAAGCAGGAACGAAGACATTCGCTGATGACCCAATTATGAAGCAATGGGTGCGCCTCGTTGATATTATGAATGCAAATGGTCAAGAAAAAGCACTCACAACGGATTACAATACACAAGTTGCAGAATTCGCAGCTGGTAAATATGCAATGATTCAACATGGTAACTGGATTCAAGGTATGGTTGATGAAGTATCTCCGGGTATGAACTTGGGAATGATGCCTGTACCATTGCTTGATGTACCTAATGTGTTCACAGGTGTTCCGAACAACTGGATTGTCAACAACAAATCTGCTCATCCTGAAGAAGCGAAAGCTTTCTTGAACTGGATGGTAACGTCCACTACAGGTAAGAAATTCATTTCAACTGACTTCCAATTCGTACCTGCGTTGACTTCGATTGATCCTAATCCAGAAGCAGTAGGTAAAATCGCTGGTGACTTCGCAGTATTTTCCCAAGAGCACCCTGATCAAGTTAAAAGCTGGAACTGGGATCGTTTCCCAGACGGTATTACACAGCAATGGGGTATCGCAATGCAAGAATACCTCGGCAAACAAACGACTGGTGACCAGTTGCTCGCTAAGCTCGATAAGGCTGTTAGAGATATAGTGAAGAAGTAA
- a CDS encoding HPr family phosphocarrier protein, producing the protein MSNNAAIVELSQTANKFRSSIVLQAENKYIDVKSILGLFTTLLGHHAYELHVHGPDAEEAKAALGAIFAKHSLNVTVVD; encoded by the coding sequence ATGTCAAACAATGCGGCAATCGTGGAGTTGTCCCAAACCGCTAACAAATTCCGTTCGTCTATTGTCCTTCAAGCGGAAAACAAATACATAGATGTGAAGAGCATCTTGGGTTTGTTTACAACACTGCTTGGACACCATGCTTATGAACTTCATGTCCATGGTCCTGACGCAGAAGAAGCTAAGGCGGCACTAGGTGCAATCTTCGCTAAGCACAGCTTGAACGTAACAGTAGTGGACTAA